In Mesoaciditoga lauensis cd-1655R = DSM 25116, a single genomic region encodes these proteins:
- a CDS encoding thioredoxin family protein has product MKKKAVVLFLIVSSMIFSYAFSYPLDKFLLKSFNTVMNLAKYEQKDAIVIFSDPGCFYCKKLKDETLTDKTVQEILVNNFIVGEVYPTDEKANFEGKTYSYRELFAGFGIKGTPTIVFFTPDGKPITYVPGYVDAKNFSTILRYIATKQYLKKVDFREYSKKKNTYLGTPTILEISKEVATYISSNDPLSTSTIAQNGDKFLKYIIEGKDAMQKAKEMEKEGFYNIFVVKEK; this is encoded by the coding sequence ATGAAAAAGAAAGCAGTCGTCCTCTTCTTGATAGTGAGCTCTATGATATTTTCATATGCGTTTTCCTATCCTCTAGATAAGTTCCTTCTTAAGAGTTTTAACACCGTCATGAATTTGGCAAAATACGAGCAAAAAGATGCTATCGTGATCTTTTCCGATCCAGGATGCTTTTACTGCAAAAAGTTAAAGGATGAAACGTTAACCGACAAGACAGTTCAAGAGATATTGGTCAACAATTTCATCGTTGGTGAGGTATATCCGACAGATGAAAAGGCGAATTTTGAAGGTAAAACTTACTCTTACAGAGAACTTTTTGCCGGCTTCGGCATAAAAGGTACACCAACCATTGTGTTTTTCACACCAGATGGAAAGCCCATAACTTACGTGCCAGGCTACGTAGATGCCAAGAACTTCTCGACGATACTCAGATACATCGCAACTAAACAATATTTGAAAAAAGTGGATTTCAGGGAATATTCCAAGAAAAAGAACACATATCTCGGTACGCCGACAATTTTAGAAATTTCAAAGGAAGTTGCCACTTACATATCTTCCAATGATCCGTTGAGCACTTCCACGATAGCTCAAAATGGCGACAAATTTTTGAAATACATAATTGAAGGAAAAGACGCCATGCAAAAAGCGAAAGAGATGGAAAAAGAAGGATTTTACAACATATTCGTGGTGAAGGAAAAGTAA